The window GTACGTTCCACTCCCTGCGGGGGGCACCTTTCCAGCTTTTCCGCGAGACGCGGCAACGCAACGTGACGAGACGAACGAGACAGAGGAGCGGGAAAACATGCCGGGCACTGTGACGATGTACAGCACCACGTGGTGCGGATACTGCCGTCGGCTCAAGGGCCAGATGGACCGCGAGGGCATCACGTACAACGAGATCAACATCGAGCAGGACCCGGCGTCCGCGGCCTTCGTCGAGAAGGCCAACGGGGGCAACCAGACCGTTCCGACCGTTCAGGTAATTTCCTCCAACGGTGGTGCTGAGGTCGTGATGACGAACCCGAGCCTTGCCCAGGTGAAGCAGGCGCTCGGCGTCTGACTCACATGACGCCCACGACCCCCGACCGGCCTGGCGCCGGATCGGGGGTTTTGTATGCCCAGGCTGTACGAGGCGGCCTGGCGGTAGCGTGATCGACATGACGACCGAGGACGAAGCGGACTGTGAGGCGCTGGTCGGAGGCATGGTGAACGCGGGCGCGGTCTTCCGCCGGGGTGCGTTGGTGGAACGCCCGGCACCGCACAACGCACACGCCCTCCATGCCCACCTCCTCGCGCTGAAAGAGCACGGCTTCGACGCGGCTCCGACTCCCGTGGGTCTGACTGCTGACGGTCGTGAGCAGCTGACCTTCATTCCTGGCGACGTGGCTCTGCCACCGTTCCCGCCCTGGGTGCTGACGACAACCGCTCTCGAATCGGTGGGGATCCTGCTGCGCCGCCTGCATGAGGCCAGCGCGACCATCGCGGTCGACACGGACGTCGAGTGGCCCCAGGACCTCGCCGACCCGGAGGGAGGAACGATGTTGTGCCACAACGACGTGTGCCCGGAGAACGTCGTCTTCCGCGACGGTCGTGCCGCCGCCTTGATTGATTTCGACCTGGCGGCTCCGGGCCGTCCTCTCTGGGACGTAGCCATGGCCGCCCGCTACTGGGTTCCCATGCTTGATCCGGTATCCGCAGCTGCCCTGTATCCCGCCGGATTGGATGCGCCTGCACGGCTGCGGATCCTCTCCGACGGCTACGGCCTCTCGGCGGGAGAGCGCGCCGAATTGCCCGGCGTGATCGAACAGGCCACGGAGATCTGCCGGGCCTTCGTCGCCCGCCGCGTGGCTGACGGTGATCCTCTCTACCTCCAAGCGCTGGCCGACCGTGGCGGATGGGAACGCTGGGACCGCATGCAGGCCTGGCTGACCGACCACCGCGAGACGTTCACTGTCGCGCTGCTGGACTGACGTGCTCGGGCGCTGATCCCCCTCACACCTGCCGAGGACCACCGGGACCACACCGACGCCGGACGCCAAGTGTGCGACTTTCCCGTTCTGGAAAGTCGGGCATCTTGGCCTTGCTGTCCGCAGGTCGAAAGCATCGAACGTGACAAGGACTGTCGACGTGAGGGGGAAGACGTGGGTGCACCGTTGCGGAAGCTGTCGAGAGACCTGGAGTGCAAGAATGATCGGCGTCTGATCGCGCGCTTGCGCCCCTCGCGCCGGCGCGAAGTGCCAGGGCGAAGAGCCGGCACCAAGAGCCCGCGTGAACGCCCGTTGCCCTCCGGTCGCCCCGGAGGGCAACGGGCGTTCTCGTACCCGGAAGCCGGCTTCGGGTCACCCCGCCGCGACGCCGAGCTGCCGGGCCGCCGCCGCGACCGTCTGCTCGAGAAGGACCGCGATGGTCATCGGTCCGACACCACCCGGGACCGGGGTGATCAGCCGCGCCCGCTCGGCGGCTGTCTCGGAGTCGACGTCGCCGACGTTGCCCTCGTTGTAGCCGGCGTCGATCACCACGGCACCCGGCTTGATGTCCGCACCGGCGATGAAGCGCGGCTTGCCGACCGCGGCCAGCAGGATGTCCGCCTCCCGCACGATCGACGGGAGGTCCGCCGTTCGTGAGTGGCAGTACGTCACAGTGGCGTCCCGGCCCAGCAGAAGCATCCCGGCGGGCTTGCCGAGGATGGCACTGCGCCCCACGACGACCGCCTGCTTTCCCGCGAGGTCGACGTCGTACTCGTCCAGCAGGCGCACGATTCCGCCGGGCGTGCAGGAGACGAAGCCGGGCAGGCCGAAACTCATCGTCGCGAACGAGTGCATGGTGACCCCGTCGACGTCCTTGGCCGGATCGATCGCTTCGAACGCGGCGCGTTCGTCGATGTGCGGTCCCACAGGGTGCTGGAGCAGGATGCCGTGGACACCGGGGTCGGCCGACAGCGCGGTGACCGCGTCGACCACATCCTGCGTGGTCGAGGTGGCGGGAAGGGCCACGTGCCGCGACTCGATGCCCGCGCTCTCGCACCGGCGGCGCTTCATCCGGACGTAGGTCACCGAGGCCGGGTCCTCCCCTACCAGCACCGTCGCCAGGCAGGGTGCCGTCCCGGTGCGCAGCCGGAGTTCCGCTGCCGTCGCCGAGCTGGTTTCGATGATCCTGCGGGCGAGGGCGGTGCCGTCCATCGGACGGGCTGTCTGAGATCGGGCCACGTTTCGCTCCTGGGTGTCACGAGGATCACGAGGATCACGGTGTGTCGCCCAGGCGCACGGCATCGACGGTTGTCGAGGGTTCCGGCGGGCCGCTCCCCGGTGGTGCTCCACCTCAGCGCCAGTCACGGCCCGGGGCCAGTTTAGTGCGCGATCGTCTCCTCGGGGGGAAGAACCGGCGCGGCCCTGAAGGTACGACCGGGCCACGCGGGCCTCGGTCGCACGCCGAGCAGCGCGCGTCAGCCGAGGCTGCCCGGCCGCGGGAGCGGCTTGCCGTACCAGAGTTCGATCAGACGTGCCGCGATCGAGATGCCGAACGGCGGCAGGACCTCGCCCGACTCGAAGGCCGCTGTCAGGTCCTCGCGGGAGAACCAGCGGGCCTCCTCGATCTCCTCGCCGTCCACATTGATCTCCGACGACGTGGCCCGGGCCATGAAGCCGAGCATCAGGCTCGACGGGAACGGCCAGGGCTGGCTGGCGATGTACTCGACCTCGCCGACCGTGACGCCCGCCTCCTCGAACACCTCGCGGGCCACGGACTGCTCGATCGACTCCCCCGGCTCGACGAAGCCCGCGAGGGTCGAGAAACGGCCTTCCGGCCAGTGCACCTGACGGCCCAGCAGAGCGCGGTCCTGGTCGTCCGTGACCAGCATGATCACCGCGGGGTCGGTGCGCGGGTAGTGCTCGGCGCCGCAGGCCTGGCAGCGACGGATGTGGCCGGCCGCCGCGATGACCGTACGTTCGCCGCAGCGGGAGCAGAAGCGGTGCAGCCGCTGCCAGTTCTCCAGCGCCACCGCGTGCACCATCAGCCCCGCGTCGCGGGGGCCGAGCAGCAGTCCGGCCTCGCGCAGGCCGGCCGGGCGGGCCGGCTGGTCCATGCGGCCGGGCAGGGAGTCCTTCTGGAGTGCGAAGTAGCTGACGCCGTCCTCGTCGGTGCCGAGGAAGTAGCGGTGGGTCTCGGTGACCGGGGCCTCGAAGGCCGGGGTCATGACGATCTCCGTACCGCCGTCGGCCGTGTCGTCGATCAGCACCTGCCCGCCCGAGACCACGAAGACGCGGGTGGTCGGGTGGCTCCAGGCGGCGGAGAGCCATGCCTCGTCGAGGCGGTGGTGCGCGGCGCGGTCGATGCCGCTGGGCGCGGTGAGACCGATGGGCCGGTCTGTCGTGGCGTTGTCGAAGGTGCTCACAGGTGCTTCCTACTCCCCCGGGACGGTTCGGGTGTTCAGAGGATTCAGCGGAGTGCGGCCGCCAGCTCGCCCCACAGGTGGGCGGTGGTCTCCACGCCCTTGAGCAGGAGGTCGAGTTCGACCTTCTCGTTGGGGGCGTGCCAGCCGTCGGACGGTACGGAGATGCCCAGGAAGAGGACGGGTGCGCCGAGCACGTCCTGCAGGTCGGCGGCGGGTCCCGAGCCTCCTTCGCGGGTGAAGAGGATCTTCTGGCCGAAGGCCCGTCCCATGGCTCGGGCCACGGCCTGCAGGGCGGGGTGGTCCAGCGGGGTCAGGCAGGGGCGGGTGGCGGGGGCGAAGGTGATCCGGTGGCGGATGCCTGCCGGGAACTGCGCCTCGGCCCAGGCACGGACGGCCTGCTGGACGTGGTCGGGGTCCTGGCCGGCGACCAGCCGGAAGCTGATCTTCACGAGGGCGGAGGACGGAATGATGGTCTTGCTTCCGGCGCCCTGGTAGCCGCCGCCGATGCCGTTGACCTCGGCGGTGGGGCGGGCCCAGATGCGTTCCAGCGTGGAGTAGCCGGCCTCACCTGTCGTCGCCTGTGACTTTGCCGTGCGCAGCCAGGTGTCCTCGTCGAAGGGGAGCTGGGCGAAGAGGGAGCGCTCGGTGTCGGTGAGTTCCGTCACGCCGTCGTAGAAGCCGGGGATGGCGACCCGTCCGTCCGCGTCGTGCAGCGCGGCGACGAGACGGGCCACCGCGGTCGCCGGATTGGGGACGGCGCCGCCGAACGATCCGGAGTGGATGTCCTGCTCGGGGCCGTACAGCTCGATCTCGCACTCGGCGAGGCCGCGCATGCCCGTGCAGACCGTCGGGGTCGTCTCGTCCCACATGCCGGTGTCGGAGACGATCACGGCGTCCGCGGCGAGACGCGCCGCCTGCTGCTCGACCAGGGTGCGGAAGTGCGGGGAGCCGGACTCCTCCTCGCCCTCGACGAGGAGCTTGAGGTGTACGGCGGGGGTGGTGCGGCCGGTGGTGGCGAGGTGGGCCCGGACGCCGAGGGTGTGGAAGAACACCTGGCCCTTGTCGTCGGCCGCGCCGCGCCCGTACATCCGGCCGTCCCGGATCACCGGTTCGAACGGATCGGTGTCCCAGCCGTCCTCCCGGGCTGCGGGCTGCACGTCGTGGTGCCCGTAGACGAGGACGGTCGGAGCGTCCGGATCGTCGGACGGCCACTCGGCGAAGACCGCGGGCGCACCTGCGGTCTCCCAGATCTCCGTGACCGGGAAGCCGGTCTCCTTGAGCTTGGCGGACAGCCACTCGGCGCTGCGTCGTACGTCTCCGTCGTGCTCCGGCTGGGCGGAGACGGAGGGGATCCGCAGCCACTCGGCGAGCTCGTCGAGGAAGGCTGTGCGGTGCTGCTCGGTGTACGTACGGACGGCGCTGTCCGGGGTGTCGCTCATGGTCTTGAGCCTATCGGCCCATCGGAGGTGGCTCGTCCAGGAGGAGCTGCTCCAGCTCGGCACGGCCCGGCAGGTGGTCGGGACGGACGGCTTCCCCGCTGCGGACGAACAAAAATGTGGTCGTGACGGAGTCGAGCGGTATGTCGTGCAGTTCGGCCCAGGCGAGGCGGTAGACGGCCAGCTGGAGCGGGTCGGCCGCGGGGATGCCTGAGGTGCCTTCACGGCTGCTGGGCACATTTCGGGTCGTCTTCCAGTCGACGATCTCGTACGTGTACCCGTCGGGGCCCTCGTTGCGGTACACGGCGTCGATCCGGCCGCGGATCACCCGGCCCGCGAGGGTGATCCGGAACGGTGTCTCGACGCGGTACGGGGTGCGGTGGGCGTACGGGGTGCGCTCGAAGGCCTCCTTGAGCCCCGCGAGGTCGCGCTCGTCCGCGATGTCGGCGTCGCTCTCGTCGCCCCCGGGCAGCTCGTCGGGGCCGAGCATGGGCAGCGGCAGCTCCTCGAAGCGGGCCTCCACCCAGGCGTGGAACCGGGTGCCGCGACGGGCTGCCGGAGCGGGCGGGCGGGGCATGGGGCGGGCCAGCTCCTGGGCGAAGCCGTCGGGGTCGTCGGCGAGACGCAGCAGCTGCGTGGCGGAGAGCGAGGCGGGCACAACGACCTCGCGCACGGTGGCGCGGGCGCGGCGCAGCTCACCGGCGAGGGCGTCGAGGTCCCGGTCCCAGGAGGCGAGGGTGCGGGACTCCTCCGGGGTGAGCCGTGAGGGGGTACGGGCCGCGGGGACGTGGGGGTCGGGGGCGTGTGGTGCGGAGGCCGGGTCCGGTGCGGGGGAGGGGGCCGGCACCTGGGCCGCGGGGGGTTCGGTCGACCAGGCGTCCCAGTCCGCGGCCTCGTCCGGGTACGGGTCCTCGTCCGGATACGGGTCCTCGTCGGCGTACGCGTCGTCGTCCGGGAAGGGGAACGGGGACGCGTCGTCTTCCGGTGCGGCCGGATACGCCCCCGGCACCGAGTCGCTCCCCGCCGTCGCCAGTTTCTCCAGATGGGCCAGCACCGTGTCCGCGGCCGCCCGGCGGCGGGCGAGTGCCGTGTCGTCCAGAGGGAGCGGCCAGGCGTGGTCGGCGGCCGCGGTGGCCGCCAGCGCCGGGTTCTCCTCGTCCTCGGCCGGCTCGTCCGCCCAGGCCTCGATCTCGCCGTGTCCGGCCGCACAGTGCTCGTACAGCGCCTGCAGAAAGTCGGACGGGCCGCGCGGCTGCTTCTGGGACGGGCCCCACCAGTGGCCGGAGCCGAGCAGCAGGGTGCGCGGCCGGGTGAAGGTGACGTATCCGAGGCGGAGCTCCTCGGTGTGCTGGTGCTCCTTCATCTCCGCCTTGAAGCCCTTGAGCCCCTGGGCGTCCCAGGTGTGGACGACGGGGAGCGTGGCCGCGTCGCCGCGCAGGGCGTGCGGGAGAACCTTGGACTGGGAGGTCCAGGCGTCTCGGGACTGGCCGCTGGGGAACTGGCCGGCGACCAGGCCGGGCACGGCGACGACGTCCCACTCCAGGCCCTTGGACTTGTGGGCGGTGAGGACCTTGACGGTGTTCTCGCCGCCGGGCAGCGCGTTGTCCAGGCCCTTCTCGTACTGGACTGCGGTGCGCAGAAAGCCGAGGAAGGCCAGGAGCGTGGCCTCGCTGTCGACGGCGGCGAAACGGGCCGCCACGTCCAGGAAGTTGGCGAGGGTCTCCCGGCGGCGGGCGGCCAGGGCCTGCGGCGACGCGGAGAGCTCGACGTCGAGGCCGGTGGCGGCCAGGACGCGGTGCAGGACGTCCATGAGGGGATCTGCCAGCGAGCGGCGCAGGTCGCGCAGTTCGGTGGCGAGGCGGGCGAAGCGGACGCGGGCATCGGTGGAGAACGGCAGCCCGTCGTCCTCCGTACCGCTCGATTCGAGGAACGTGTCGAGGGCGTCGGCGAGCGAGACGACTTCGGCCGGGTCGATGCCTTCGACGGCTTCCGCGAGCCGGCGGTCGGGGTCGAAGTCCTCGTCGTCGGCATGGGCGGCGTGGTGGACGAGGAGGCGGGCGCGGCGGCCGAGGAGGGCCAGGTCGCGGGGGCCGATCCGCCAGCGGGGGCCGGTGAGCAGCCGGACCAGGGAGGCGTTCGCGCCGGGGTCCTGGAGGACTTCACAGACCGCGACGAGGTCGGCGACCTCGGGCAGGTGCAGCAGCCCGGAGAGGCCGACGACCTCGACCGGGATGTCGCGGGCGACGAGCGCGGCCTGGATCTCCGGGAAGTCGCCGGCGGTGCGGCACAGGACGGCGATCTCACCGGGTGCCTTCCCGGTCCGTACGAGATGGGCGATCGAGTCGGCGAGCCAGTCGATCTCTTCGGTGTGGGTACGCAGGAGGGCGCAGCGGACGATGCCGTCGCGCTCGGCGCCCGGGGCGGGGCGCAGTGCCTCGACACCCTCGTGCATGGCGCGCAGCGGCTCGGCGAGCCCGTTGGCCAGGTGCAGCAGGCGGCCGCCGCTGCGGCGGTTCTCGCTGAGGGAGTACCGGGTGGCGGGGGTGCCGTCGGCGTGCGGGAAGTGGCGCGGGAAGTCGTCGAGATTGGCGACCGAGGCGCCGCGCCAGCCGTAGATCGCCTGGCAGGGGTCGCCGACGGCGGTGACGGCGTGCCCGGAGGCGGTGCCGTCGGGGCCGCTGCCGAAGAGGGCGGAGAGCAGCAGCCGTTGGGCGACGGAGGTGTCCTGGTACTCGTCGAGCAGGACCACCCGATATTCGTCGCGCAGGATCGCGCCGACCTCGGGGCGGGTGAGGGCGAGCTCGGCGGAGAGCGCGATCTGGTCGCCGAAGTCGAGGAGGTCGCGGCTGCGCTTGGCGTCCCGGTAGCGCCGGGTCAGCGAGAGGAGCTCGCGGCGGGCCTCGGCGGTCTCGGGGATCTTGCGCAGCTCGGCGTTGGTGAGCCGGGCCGATGCGAGCGTACGGAGGAGCTCGGTGTCGTGCTCCGCGAGCTGTTCAGGGCGGACGAGATGCTCGGCGAGCTCGGCGTCGAGTGCCAGCAGATCGCTGACCAGGGTGGGGAACGACCTGGTCAGCGCCGGATACGGGCCGGGGGCCTCGCGCAGCACGCGGGCGGCCAGCTGGTAGCGGGTGGCGTCGGCGAGGAGGCGGGTGGTGGGTTCGAGCCCTATCCGCAGTCCGTGCTCGGTGAGGAGCCTTCCGGCGAAGGCGTGGTACGTGGAGATGCTGGGCTCGCCCGGGGGGTTGTCCGGGTCGATGACGTCCGGATCGGTGACCCCGGCGGCGACGAGGGCCTTGCGGACGCGCTCGGAGAGCTCGCCCGCCGCCTTGTTCGTGAACGTGAGCCCGAGGACCTGCTCGGGGGCGACCTGTCCGGTCCCGACCAGCCACACCACGCGCGCCGCCATCACCGTGGTCTTCCCGGACCCGGCTCCGGCCACGATCACCTGCGGGGCGGGCGGCGCGGTGATGCAGGCCGTCTGCTCCGGGGTGAAGGGGATCCCGAGGAGCTCCTTGAGCTGCTCGGGATCGGTGATACGTGAGGACACTCCACAGAGGCTAACCGGGCGGACCGACAGTGTGCGGGGGCGATGAGCCGGACCGGCCGGTGGCCGGGAAGTGCCTCGTCCGGGGTTGCTGACCGGTCTAGGTTGAAGGCCGATCGGTCCCGATCACATGTGATCGCATCAATGACCTTACGAGGAGGGGCATATGAGCCCCGACGCACCCGTTCCCGACTTCGGGTCGGACTCCGCACCGGACTCCGCCGGGCTCATGAGTCGCATCGATACGACGAAGGCGCATCCGGCCCGGGTGTATGACGTATTCCTCGGCGGCACGGACAACTTTCCCGCCGACCGGGAGGCCGCGGCCATGGCGCTGGCGGCCAATCCGCGGGGACACCTCGACGTCCGGCACAACCGGGACTTCGTACGGCGGGCCGTGACCGAGCTCACCACGCGCGCGGGCATCCGGCAGTTCCTGGACGTGGGGGCGGGACTGCCGACCCGGCAGAACGTGCACCAGATGGTCCAGGACATCGCCCCGGAGTCCCGGATCGTCTACGTCGACCACGACCCGGTCGTCCTGGTCCACGCGCAGGCCCTGCTCACCAGCAGCGCCGAGGGCAGGACGGACTACGTCGAGGCCGACCTGCGCGACCCCGCGAAGATCCTCCTGGAGGCACGCCGGACGCTCGACCTCGACAGGCCGGTCGCCCTCGTTCTCGCCGCTGTACTGCACTTCATCGAGGACGCCGAGGCGTACGACATCGTCCGGAACCTGCTGGACGCTCTGCCCTCCGGCAGCCATCTCGTCCTGAGCCACCTCAGCGAGGACATGAACCCGGTGGCGATCAACAAGGTCGCGGAGACATTCCGGAAGCGGGGGTTCTCCTTCGTGCTGCGTTCGCGTGCCGGCATCGAGCGCTTCCTGACCGAGAACGGCCTGGAGCAACTGGAGCCCGGCATCGTCCCTGCGCACCACTGGCGCCCGGACCATGCGGCCGACGCGGCCGAGGCACCGGAACCGCCGCCCTCCGCGGAGCACCTGGCGGGTCTCGACGCCATCGAACGAACCCGGTACGTGAGCATCGGCGAGGCGACCGACGACGACATCAATGTCTACGTGACCGTGGCACGCAAGGGCTGACCGTCCACAGCCGACAGCCGCGTCACTCCAGGATGTGGCGGCCCTCCGGCTGCGCGCTGCAGGACGCCCGGAATGTGCAGTGGGTGCAGTGCTGGCCGGTCGTGGGGGTGAAGCGTTCGTCCAGGACGCGGCCCGCGGCCGTGGCCAGCAGGTCGGAGACCCACTCGGTGGTGGGCGGCTCCTGGGCCTGCACCTTGGGCAGGGTGTCGCCGCCCTCCTTCCTGGGGGCGGGCTGCCTCAGCTGTACGAGTTCGGCGCCACCGGGGGCGGGACGGTGGCCGTCGAAGATCTCGTCGACCGCCCCTTCCCGGACGGCCAGCTGATACACGGCGAGCTGGGGGTGACGGGCGACCTCGTCCTTCGTCGGAGCCTGCTTTCCGGTCTTGAAGTCGACGACGTACGCCCGGCCGTCGGCGTCCCGTTCGACGCGGTCCATGGAGCCGCGGATCCGTACCTCGTACTCCCCCGCTTCGAGCGTCACGTCGAAGTCGTGCTCGCTCGCGGCGGGGGTGCGGCCGGTGCGGTCCATGACATGCCAGCGAAGGAAGCGCTCGAGGGCGACCCGCGCCTGCTCCTTCTCCTGCTGCGACTTCCAGGGGGCGTCGAAGACCAGCCCGTCCCAGACGGAGTCGAGGCGTTCCATCAGGACCGCCAGATCCGCGGGGGTGCGGCCGGAGGCGACCTCGTCGGCGAGTACGTGCACGACGTTGCCGAAGCCCTGCGCGGCCGTCGCCGGGGCGTCGGCC is drawn from Streptomyces sp. NBC_01717 and contains these coding sequences:
- a CDS encoding phosphotransferase; this translates as MTTEDEADCEALVGGMVNAGAVFRRGALVERPAPHNAHALHAHLLALKEHGFDAAPTPVGLTADGREQLTFIPGDVALPPFPPWVLTTTALESVGILLRRLHEASATIAVDTDVEWPQDLADPEGGTMLCHNDVCPENVVFRDGRAAALIDFDLAAPGRPLWDVAMAARYWVPMLDPVSAAALYPAGLDAPARLRILSDGYGLSAGERAELPGVIEQATEICRAFVARRVADGDPLYLQALADRGGWERWDRMQAWLTDHRETFTVALLD
- a CDS encoding ATP-dependent DNA helicase produces the protein MSSRITDPEQLKELLGIPFTPEQTACITAPPAPQVIVAGAGSGKTTVMAARVVWLVGTGQVAPEQVLGLTFTNKAAGELSERVRKALVAAGVTDPDVIDPDNPPGEPSISTYHAFAGRLLTEHGLRIGLEPTTRLLADATRYQLAARVLREAPGPYPALTRSFPTLVSDLLALDAELAEHLVRPEQLAEHDTELLRTLASARLTNAELRKIPETAEARRELLSLTRRYRDAKRSRDLLDFGDQIALSAELALTRPEVGAILRDEYRVVLLDEYQDTSVAQRLLLSALFGSGPDGTASGHAVTAVGDPCQAIYGWRGASVANLDDFPRHFPHADGTPATRYSLSENRRSGGRLLHLANGLAEPLRAMHEGVEALRPAPGAERDGIVRCALLRTHTEEIDWLADSIAHLVRTGKAPGEIAVLCRTAGDFPEIQAALVARDIPVEVVGLSGLLHLPEVADLVAVCEVLQDPGANASLVRLLTGPRWRIGPRDLALLGRRARLLVHHAAHADDEDFDPDRRLAEAVEGIDPAEVVSLADALDTFLESSGTEDDGLPFSTDARVRFARLATELRDLRRSLADPLMDVLHRVLAATGLDVELSASPQALAARRRETLANFLDVAARFAAVDSEATLLAFLGFLRTAVQYEKGLDNALPGGENTVKVLTAHKSKGLEWDVVAVPGLVAGQFPSGQSRDAWTSQSKVLPHALRGDAATLPVVHTWDAQGLKGFKAEMKEHQHTEELRLGYVTFTRPRTLLLGSGHWWGPSQKQPRGPSDFLQALYEHCAAGHGEIEAWADEPAEDEENPALAATAAADHAWPLPLDDTALARRRAAADTVLAHLEKLATAGSDSVPGAYPAAPEDDASPFPFPDDDAYADEDPYPDEDPYPDEAADWDAWSTEPPAAQVPAPSPAPDPASAPHAPDPHVPAARTPSRLTPEESRTLASWDRDLDALAGELRRARATVREVVVPASLSATQLLRLADDPDGFAQELARPMPRPPAPAARRGTRFHAWVEARFEELPLPMLGPDELPGGDESDADIADERDLAGLKEAFERTPYAHRTPYRVETPFRITLAGRVIRGRIDAVYRNEGPDGYTYEIVDWKTTRNVPSSREGTSGIPAADPLQLAVYRLAWAELHDIPLDSVTTTFLFVRSGEAVRPDHLPGRAELEQLLLDEPPPMGR
- the nudC gene encoding NAD(+) diphosphatase, yielding MSTFDNATTDRPIGLTAPSGIDRAAHHRLDEAWLSAAWSHPTTRVFVVSGGQVLIDDTADGGTEIVMTPAFEAPVTETHRYFLGTDEDGVSYFALQKDSLPGRMDQPARPAGLREAGLLLGPRDAGLMVHAVALENWQRLHRFCSRCGERTVIAAAGHIRRCQACGAEHYPRTDPAVIMLVTDDQDRALLGRQVHWPEGRFSTLAGFVEPGESIEQSVAREVFEEAGVTVGEVEYIASQPWPFPSSLMLGFMARATSSEINVDGEEIEEARWFSREDLTAAFESGEVLPPFGISIAARLIELWYGKPLPRPGSLG
- a CDS encoding glutaredoxin domain-containing protein; the encoded protein is MPGTVTMYSTTWCGYCRRLKGQMDREGITYNEINIEQDPASAAFVEKANGGNQTVPTVQVISSNGGAEVVMTNPSLAQVKQALGV
- a CDS encoding SAM-dependent methyltransferase, whose protein sequence is MSPDAPVPDFGSDSAPDSAGLMSRIDTTKAHPARVYDVFLGGTDNFPADREAAAMALAANPRGHLDVRHNRDFVRRAVTELTTRAGIRQFLDVGAGLPTRQNVHQMVQDIAPESRIVYVDHDPVVLVHAQALLTSSAEGRTDYVEADLRDPAKILLEARRTLDLDRPVALVLAAVLHFIEDAEAYDIVRNLLDALPSGSHLVLSHLSEDMNPVAINKVAETFRKRGFSFVLRSRAGIERFLTENGLEQLEPGIVPAHHWRPDHAADAAEAPEPPPSAEHLAGLDAIERTRYVSIGEATDDDINVYVTVARKG
- a CDS encoding dipeptidase — its product is MSDTPDSAVRTYTEQHRTAFLDELAEWLRIPSVSAQPEHDGDVRRSAEWLSAKLKETGFPVTEIWETAGAPAVFAEWPSDDPDAPTVLVYGHHDVQPAAREDGWDTDPFEPVIRDGRMYGRGAADDKGQVFFHTLGVRAHLATTGRTTPAVHLKLLVEGEEESGSPHFRTLVEQQAARLAADAVIVSDTGMWDETTPTVCTGMRGLAECEIELYGPEQDIHSGSFGGAVPNPATAVARLVAALHDADGRVAIPGFYDGVTELTDTERSLFAQLPFDEDTWLRTAKSQATTGEAGYSTLERIWARPTAEVNGIGGGYQGAGSKTIIPSSALVKISFRLVAGQDPDHVQQAVRAWAEAQFPAGIRHRITFAPATRPCLTPLDHPALQAVARAMGRAFGQKILFTREGGSGPAADLQDVLGAPVLFLGISVPSDGWHAPNEKVELDLLLKGVETTAHLWGELAAALR
- a CDS encoding bifunctional 5,10-methylenetetrahydrofolate dehydrogenase/5,10-methenyltetrahydrofolate cyclohydrolase; the protein is MARSQTARPMDGTALARRIIETSSATAAELRLRTGTAPCLATVLVGEDPASVTYVRMKRRRCESAGIESRHVALPATSTTQDVVDAVTALSADPGVHGILLQHPVGPHIDERAAFEAIDPAKDVDGVTMHSFATMSFGLPGFVSCTPGGIVRLLDEYDVDLAGKQAVVVGRSAILGKPAGMLLLGRDATVTYCHSRTADLPSIVREADILLAAVGKPRFIAGADIKPGAVVIDAGYNEGNVGDVDSETAAERARLITPVPGGVGPMTIAVLLEQTVAAAARQLGVAAG